A region of Nostoc sp. 'Peltigera membranacea cyanobiont' N6 DNA encodes the following proteins:
- the ppsA gene encoding phosphoenolpyruvate synthase has product MTTVSKSTLSPSAQERSLILWFDEVGIADIPLVGGKNASLGEMIQQLTPKGINVPNGFATTAYAYRHFIESAGLEAKLRKLFADLDVEDVRNLRERGKKARSLLIHTPFPVELREAIATAYHSLCERYHAETDVAVRSSATAEDLPDASFAGQQETYLNVVGVEGVLAACHKCFASIFTDRAISYRHTKGFDHFSIALAVGVQKMVRSDLATSGVMFSIDTETGFKDAALITAAYGLGENVVQGSVNPDEYYVFKPTLKAGFRPIIDKKLGSKELKMIYDDGSKFTKNVSVSPSDRGKFALSDEEILQLGTWACLIEDHYSQVHGIFTPMDIEWAKDGITNQLFIVQARPETVQSQKTGNVLRSYRLLLGNGEKSSHSSLHDSQFPTPLITGSAIGEAISQGKARLILDVQKLEQFQVGEVLVTERTDPDWEPIMKRASAIVTNSGGRTCFDGETKILTNKGFLTLRQIYEQGYEGLLTLSLNTQTNKIEWQPILDAMKRQAKMISVSVSQTGRITDNYLRLTPDHKMINIRGGEYLKTEIQDMLIAQEMVVIAENIPQLGVPEKENIKLAYLLGGILTDGSIYRSRTHGEVQFIEKDTLPKQQFIAAMQECMNTVYDKPFVAHFKKVSSGSIRGQLVVGQATAYRLYSKKIAYNLHEKEQNIVSMLLNNSVEFAYNFLAGVIDGDGCYFNNRIHIYASEELLLQAIILACLKIGTVPQVTNNRGIYNVQLVEKLTEILEFTNRVKGKVSDRVIQTRFFATKQLFDENATGQIKLRRDNNLLISDKQLHKTGKFNRLVASDIRMQRVVAVDEKTHDDDVFNITVAEHHNYVVFTSKYTPVIVCNCHAAIIARELGVPAIVGCGNATEILKPGQEVTISCAEGEEGKVYAGLLPFEVEEVPLENLPRTHTKILMNVGNPQEALSLSAIPNDGVGLARTEFIIANQIQIHPMALIHYELLKDEFAKAKIAEMTSLYNDKPQYFVDKLAQGIGRIAAAFYPKPVIVRMSDFKSNEYANLLGGRQFEPHEENPMLGWRGAARYYDEGYREAFALECHALKRVREEMGLTNVIPMIPFCRTPDEGRLVLAEMAKNGLKQGVNDLQVYVMCELPSNVILAEEFAEVFDGFSIGSNDLTQLTLGIDRDSALVARLFDERSPAVKRMVKMAIEAAKKCDRKIGICGQAPSDYPEFAQFLVEQGIDSISLNPDSVLKTMLEVAKVEGNNS; this is encoded by the coding sequence ATGACTACAGTATCTAAAAGTACTTTATCTCCATCTGCCCAAGAGCGATCGCTCATCTTGTGGTTTGATGAAGTTGGCATTGCTGATATCCCCTTAGTTGGTGGTAAAAATGCCTCACTGGGGGAAATGATTCAACAGCTAACGCCCAAAGGGATTAACGTTCCTAACGGATTCGCCACCACGGCTTACGCCTATCGTCATTTCATCGAATCAGCAGGTTTAGAAGCAAAGCTACGCAAACTCTTTGCCGACTTGGATGTTGAGGATGTCAGAAATTTACGCGAACGGGGGAAAAAAGCGCGATCGCTATTAATCCACACCCCATTCCCTGTAGAATTGCGAGAGGCGATCGCCACAGCATACCATAGTCTTTGCGAACGATACCATGCAGAGACAGATGTAGCAGTCCGTTCTAGCGCCACCGCCGAAGACTTACCCGATGCTAGTTTTGCTGGACAGCAAGAAACTTACCTCAATGTTGTCGGTGTGGAAGGAGTTTTAGCAGCTTGTCATAAATGCTTTGCTTCCATCTTTACCGATCGCGCTATCTCTTATCGTCATACCAAGGGATTTGACCACTTTAGCATTGCCCTTGCCGTTGGTGTGCAAAAAATGGTGCGCTCTGACTTAGCAACCTCTGGGGTAATGTTTTCCATTGACACAGAAACAGGCTTTAAGGATGCGGCACTGATTACAGCCGCCTACGGTTTAGGTGAAAACGTTGTCCAAGGTTCTGTAAATCCCGATGAATATTATGTTTTTAAACCAACTTTAAAAGCTGGTTTCCGCCCAATTATTGATAAAAAATTGGGTAGTAAAGAACTGAAAATGATTTATGATGACGGCTCCAAATTTACGAAAAATGTGTCTGTTTCGCCCAGCGACAGAGGCAAATTTGCCCTGAGTGATGAAGAGATTTTACAACTAGGAACTTGGGCGTGTTTAATTGAAGATCATTATTCTCAAGTCCACGGCATTTTTACTCCGATGGATATTGAGTGGGCAAAAGATGGAATTACTAACCAACTTTTTATTGTACAAGCACGTCCCGAAACCGTACAGTCGCAGAAGACAGGAAATGTGCTACGGAGTTATCGGTTGTTATTAGGGAATGGGGAAAAATCTTCCCACTCCTCACTTCATGATTCCCAATTCCCAACTCCCCTGATTACGGGTAGTGCAATTGGAGAAGCTATTAGTCAAGGGAAAGCCCGCCTAATTTTAGATGTTCAGAAACTCGAACAGTTTCAAGTTGGGGAAGTTTTGGTGACAGAAAGAACTGATCCTGATTGGGAACCGATTATGAAACGCGCCAGTGCAATTGTCACCAACTCTGGTGGTAGAACGTGCTTTGATGGCGAAACCAAAATATTAACCAATAAAGGGTTTCTAACCTTGCGTCAGATTTATGAGCAAGGTTATGAAGGTTTGCTAACTCTATCATTAAATACTCAGACCAACAAAATAGAGTGGCAACCAATTCTGGATGCCATGAAAAGACAAGCGAAAATGATTAGCGTCAGCGTCTCTCAAACAGGTAGAATTACTGACAACTACTTACGCTTAACTCCAGATCACAAAATGATTAATATCAGAGGTGGTGAATATCTAAAAACTGAAATTCAAGATATGCTTATAGCCCAAGAAATGGTGGTAATAGCAGAAAATATTCCGCAATTAGGTGTACCCGAAAAAGAGAATATCAAGCTGGCTTATTTATTAGGGGGTATACTCACAGATGGTTCTATTTATAGAAGCCGTACTCATGGAGAGGTACAGTTTATCGAAAAGGATACTTTGCCGAAGCAGCAATTTATAGCAGCTATGCAGGAATGCATGAATACAGTTTACGATAAACCATTTGTTGCTCATTTCAAAAAAGTATCTTCTGGCTCAATAAGAGGTCAATTAGTAGTAGGTCAAGCAACAGCTTATAGACTATACTCTAAAAAAATAGCCTACAATTTGCATGAGAAAGAGCAAAATATTGTGAGTATGTTGCTCAATAACTCTGTGGAATTTGCTTATAATTTTCTGGCAGGTGTGATTGATGGAGATGGTTGTTACTTTAATAATCGCATTCATATATATGCGTCAGAAGAACTGCTATTACAAGCTATAATTCTGGCTTGTTTAAAAATAGGGACTGTTCCTCAAGTGACCAACAATCGAGGAATATATAATGTCCAGTTGGTTGAAAAATTAACAGAAATATTGGAATTTACCAACAGGGTTAAAGGGAAAGTTAGCGATAGAGTAATACAAACACGCTTCTTTGCTACCAAACAACTATTTGATGAAAATGCCACAGGACAGATAAAACTCAGAAGAGATAATAATTTACTGATTTCTGACAAACAATTACATAAAACTGGCAAATTCAATCGTCTAGTTGCAAGCGATATTCGGATGCAGAGGGTAGTTGCTGTTGATGAAAAGACTCATGATGATGATGTGTTCAATATTACCGTTGCCGAACACCATAACTATGTTGTATTCACCAGCAAATATACCCCAGTGATTGTATGTAATTGCCATGCAGCAATTATTGCGCGAGAATTGGGTGTACCTGCGATCGTCGGATGTGGCAATGCTACAGAAATCTTGAAACCCGGTCAAGAGGTAACAATTTCTTGCGCTGAAGGAGAAGAAGGAAAAGTTTATGCAGGATTATTACCTTTTGAAGTTGAAGAAGTTCCTTTAGAGAACTTACCGCGTACTCATACTAAAATTTTAATGAATGTCGGTAATCCTCAAGAAGCATTGAGTTTATCGGCAATTCCTAACGATGGAGTCGGTTTAGCAAGGACAGAATTTATTATTGCTAACCAAATCCAAATTCATCCAATGGCGTTGATTCATTATGAATTATTAAAAGATGAATTTGCAAAAGCTAAAATTGCTGAAATGACCTCGCTTTATAATGACAAACCCCAATATTTTGTAGATAAATTAGCTCAAGGGATAGGTAGAATTGCCGCAGCATTTTATCCTAAACCAGTGATTGTGCGAATGTCAGATTTCAAAAGTAATGAATATGCGAATTTGTTAGGTGGGCGACAGTTTGAACCCCATGAAGAAAACCCAATGTTAGGTTGGCGAGGAGCAGCGCGTTACTATGATGAAGGCTACAGAGAAGCTTTTGCCCTAGAATGTCATGCCCTGAAACGGGTACGGGAAGAGATGGGTTTAACGAATGTTATTCCAATGATTCCTTTTTGCCGCACTCCCGATGAAGGACGGTTGGTTTTGGCAGAGATGGCGAAAAATGGTTTAAAGCAGGGTGTTAACGACTTGCAGGTTTATGTAATGTGTGAGTTGCCCAGTAATGTGATTCTGGCTGAGGAATTTGCTGAGGTATTTGATGGCTTTTCCATTGGTTCTAATGATTTAACTCAATTGACGTTAGGGATAGATAGGGATTCGGCGTTGGTAGCGCGATTGTTTGATGAACGCAGTCCGGCTGTCAAACGAATGGTGAAAATGGCCATAGAAGCGGCGAAAAAATGCGATCGCAAAATCGGCATTTGTGGACAAGCACCCAGCGATTACCCAGAATTTGCTCAGTTTTTAGTTGAACAAGGAATTGACTCAATTAGTCTGAATCCAGATTCGGTTTTAAAGACAATGCTAGAAGTGGCAAAAGTTGAAGGTAATAATTCATAA